A stretch of Mycobacterium sp. ITM-2016-00316 DNA encodes these proteins:
- a CDS encoding cutinase family protein — MAARRLAVLITAGLVLALSPLTAPIASAAPECSDIEVVFARGTDEPPGIGKVGKAFVDTLRPMVKGQSVKTYAVRYPATWDFMKAAIGANDMSKRIQTIVAQCPKTKIVLGGYSQGAAVVDVVATAPIAGLGYTAPLPAAAVPHITSVVVFGNPSARIGNPLTRMSTVFGPRTADLCAPADPICSLGRDWDAHVQYQESGLVKLGAEWTAKLIKAADKKPETTKPAQSTSASTPR; from the coding sequence ATGGCCGCCCGAAGACTGGCCGTGCTCATCACTGCGGGGCTGGTGCTTGCCCTGAGCCCGCTCACCGCACCCATCGCATCGGCGGCACCGGAATGCTCCGATATCGAAGTCGTCTTCGCGCGCGGCACCGATGAGCCGCCCGGTATCGGCAAGGTCGGCAAGGCCTTCGTGGACACCCTGCGTCCCATGGTCAAGGGCCAGTCGGTCAAGACCTACGCGGTCAGGTATCCGGCCACCTGGGACTTCATGAAGGCGGCGATCGGGGCCAACGACATGAGCAAGCGCATCCAGACCATCGTCGCGCAATGCCCGAAGACGAAGATCGTGCTGGGCGGCTACTCGCAGGGCGCCGCCGTGGTGGACGTCGTCGCCACCGCACCCATCGCCGGCCTCGGCTACACCGCACCGCTGCCGGCGGCGGCCGTCCCGCACATCACCTCGGTGGTGGTGTTCGGCAACCCCTCGGCCCGCATCGGAAACCCGCTGACCCGGATGAGCACCGTGTTCGGGCCGCGGACCGCCGATCTGTGCGCGCCCGCGGACCCCATCTGCTCGCTGGGCCGCGACTGGGACGCCCACGTCCAGTACCAGGAGTCGGGTCTGGTGAAGCTGGGCGCGGAGTGGACCGCCAAGCTGATCAAGGCGGCGGACAAGAAACCCGAGACCACCAAACCCGCTCAGAGCACGTCAGCGTCCACGCCACGTTGA
- the phoU gene encoding phosphate signaling complex protein PhoU, translating to MRTEFHAQLDRLTAELGEMCGVAADTAADATTAVLVGDAAAARRVRSHLSSLDELNAQVDRRAFSLLARHAPVAHDLRLVMTAFGIAANADRMGALATNIAGIGTRARTGVAVPAATLGLFADMGRHAVDLAERAQRAVIAGDTVEAARIQQGDEAMNDLNRQLLGTVLNDSWSDGVASATDVALLGRFYERFADHAVDIARKVIFQASGRTPEVGRIPI from the coding sequence ATGAGGACCGAATTTCACGCTCAACTCGACCGGCTCACCGCCGAGCTCGGTGAGATGTGTGGAGTCGCCGCCGACACCGCCGCCGACGCGACCACGGCCGTGCTTGTCGGCGACGCAGCCGCGGCACGGCGCGTTCGCAGCCACCTGAGCAGCCTCGACGAGCTCAACGCACAGGTGGACCGGCGCGCCTTCTCGCTGCTGGCTCGGCACGCCCCGGTGGCCCACGACCTTCGTCTCGTCATGACCGCCTTCGGCATCGCCGCCAACGCCGACCGGATGGGCGCGCTGGCCACCAATATCGCCGGGATCGGCACTCGCGCACGCACCGGTGTCGCCGTGCCGGCGGCAACGCTGGGCTTGTTCGCGGACATGGGCCGCCACGCCGTCGATCTCGCCGAGCGGGCCCAGCGCGCGGTGATCGCCGGCGACACCGTCGAGGCCGCCCGCATCCAGCAGGGCGACGAAGCGATGAACGACCTGAACCGGCAACTGCTCGGCACGGTGCTCAACGACAGCTGGTCCGACGGGGTGGCCTCGGCCACCGATGTGGCGCTGCTCGGCCGTTTCTACGAGCGTTTCGCCGACCACGCCGTGGACATTGCCCGGAAGGTGATTTTCCAGGCGTCCGGAAGGACCCCGGAAGTCGGTCGGATACCGATCTGA
- a CDS encoding AzlC family ABC transporter permease, whose amino-acid sequence MSVLRLTAPIALAFLPLGAALGFLVVHAGLAWWWAPVFAAVIYAGSLEFLMVGLAAAGSPIATVALTTLIVNSRHVFYALSFPLHRVAGLPGKLYSTYVISDEAYAVGVSPAAGDWTSRQILTMQAGLHLTWTVSAGLGGLLGAALPIERLQGLEFALTALFIVLSIDAYRQHPDRLTVLLAVGCAAVAWLLAPGQLLVWAFAAFTVLLLARYRIADA is encoded by the coding sequence ATGTCCGTTCTCCGGCTGACGGCCCCGATCGCTCTGGCCTTCCTCCCGCTGGGCGCGGCGCTGGGATTCCTGGTGGTGCACGCCGGCTTGGCCTGGTGGTGGGCGCCGGTGTTCGCCGCGGTGATCTACGCCGGTTCGCTGGAGTTCCTGATGGTCGGGCTGGCCGCGGCCGGCTCGCCGATCGCGACGGTCGCGCTGACGACGTTGATCGTGAATTCCCGGCACGTGTTCTACGCCTTGTCCTTTCCGCTGCATCGGGTTGCCGGGTTGCCCGGCAAGCTCTATAGCACCTACGTCATCTCCGACGAGGCCTATGCGGTCGGTGTCAGTCCCGCCGCCGGGGACTGGACCTCCCGCCAGATCCTGACCATGCAGGCGGGCCTGCACCTGACGTGGACGGTGTCGGCCGGCCTGGGCGGCCTGCTCGGCGCGGCACTGCCGATCGAGCGGCTGCAGGGTCTGGAGTTCGCGCTCACCGCGCTGTTCATCGTGCTGTCCATCGATGCCTACCGCCAGCATCCGGACCGGCTGACCGTGCTGCTGGCGGTGGGCTGCGCCGCCGTCGCGTGGCTGCTGGCGCCGGGGCAGTTGTTGGTGTGGGCATTCGCGGCGTTCACCGTGCTGTTGCTGGCCAGGTACCGGATCGCCGATGCCTGA
- a CDS encoding branched-chain amino acid transporter permease — protein sequence MPDTGYIALLVAVSAAVTWALRALPFVVLAPMRHSPVVRYLSLHMPLGVMAMLALYTLRDVPEAAGRQQLWLVIAVLVTAGLQVWRRHALLSIFFGTGIYVALMSLW from the coding sequence ATGCCTGACACCGGATACATCGCGCTGCTGGTCGCGGTCAGCGCCGCGGTCACCTGGGCGCTGCGGGCACTACCGTTCGTGGTGCTGGCGCCCATGCGCCACAGCCCCGTGGTCCGGTACCTGAGCCTGCACATGCCACTGGGGGTGATGGCCATGCTGGCGCTCTACACCCTCCGAGATGTCCCCGAAGCAGCTGGGCGACAACAACTCTGGCTGGTCATCGCGGTGCTGGTGACGGCAGGACTGCAGGTGTGGCGGCGGCACGCGCTGCTGTCCATTTTCTTCGGCACCGGAATTTATGTGGCGCTGATGTCGCTGTGGTGA
- a CDS encoding GNAT family N-acetyltransferase, producing MSNLFCGIELGRRIERAEAALIGAAVVAASRRGADGFALPLAGGVAAYAGPGAPFNKVVGLGFAGVPTEAGIGAVERAYADHGSPTPIELSTLADPRIAELLGARGYRVVAFEDVLGCALGATPEPVPEGIEVRPASEHELDAWVDVVVEGFAHPDGEGVPSPEEFPRDVIDRAERDFAEAGVTPYVAVVDGHIAGGGSMRVTDGVAQLTGAATAPDHRRRGVQAALLTARLRDAVDAGADIAVVTTAPGSLSQRNVQRRGFHLLYTRAVFVKGDQ from the coding sequence GTGAGCAACCTCTTCTGCGGCATCGAGCTGGGCCGGCGCATCGAGCGTGCCGAAGCTGCGCTCATCGGTGCGGCGGTGGTTGCGGCCAGCCGGCGCGGCGCCGACGGATTTGCGCTACCGCTGGCCGGCGGGGTGGCCGCCTACGCAGGGCCGGGCGCGCCGTTCAACAAGGTGGTGGGACTGGGGTTCGCGGGGGTGCCCACCGAGGCGGGTATCGGCGCGGTCGAACGCGCCTACGCCGATCACGGGTCACCGACGCCGATCGAACTGAGCACCCTCGCCGATCCGCGGATCGCCGAACTGCTCGGTGCCCGCGGCTATCGGGTGGTGGCCTTCGAGGACGTACTCGGGTGCGCCCTGGGCGCCACCCCCGAACCGGTGCCGGAAGGTATCGAGGTGCGTCCCGCTTCCGAACACGAACTCGACGCCTGGGTCGACGTGGTGGTGGAGGGGTTCGCGCACCCGGACGGCGAAGGGGTCCCCAGCCCCGAGGAGTTCCCGCGCGATGTGATCGACCGTGCCGAACGTGATTTCGCGGAGGCCGGCGTGACCCCCTATGTGGCGGTGGTCGACGGGCATATCGCCGGCGGCGGGAGCATGCGCGTCACCGACGGTGTGGCGCAGTTGACCGGTGCGGCCACCGCGCCGGACCACCGCCGTCGTGGCGTGCAGGCCGCACTGCTTACGGCCCGTCTGCGCGATGCCGTTGACGCCGGCGCCGACATTGCCGTGGTCACCACGGCGCCCGGGTCGCTGTCACAGCGCAATGTGCAACGACGCGGCTTCCACCTGCTCTACACCCGGGCCGTGTTCGTCAAGGGCGATCAGTAG
- the menE gene encoding o-succinylbenzoate--CoA ligase, translating into MTVLSTLAVGTGAAALAILPDLESALAGGGARLPVPAADARQRELLTATLRAGELIDDDIAVVVSTSGTTGIPKGAMLSAAALTCSATATHRRLGGTGRWLLALPAYHVAGLQVLVRSVVGGSVPVALDASFEPADLVAAVAAMGTGRRYTSLVSNQLDKALADPSAAAALGELDAVLIGGGPMPTGVREKAAAAGVRVVRTYGMSETCGGCVYDGVPLDGVQIRLDAGRVSLGGPVLASGYRNPANPDPFAEPGWFRTDDFGAMDDSGMLRILGRADDAVSTGGLTVLPQLVENALAGHPAVAECAVFGVPDARLGQRVVAAVVLAAGQREPTLAELRAHVGRTLDPTAAPRQLHFVDELPRRGIGKLDRRALIQRFGA; encoded by the coding sequence ATCACCGTCCTGAGCACCCTCGCCGTCGGCACCGGCGCCGCGGCCCTGGCGATACTGCCGGATCTTGAGTCAGCACTCGCCGGGGGCGGGGCGCGTCTGCCGGTGCCGGCCGCCGATGCCCGCCAGCGCGAGTTGCTGACCGCCACGCTGCGCGCCGGCGAACTCATCGACGACGATATCGCGGTCGTCGTATCGACCTCTGGCACGACCGGAATCCCCAAGGGCGCCATGCTTTCCGCTGCCGCGCTGACCTGTAGCGCCACCGCGACCCACCGGCGTCTCGGCGGTACGGGCCGCTGGCTGCTGGCGCTGCCCGCCTATCACGTGGCCGGCCTGCAGGTCCTGGTGCGCAGTGTCGTCGGCGGTAGCGTGCCCGTCGCACTGGACGCGAGTTTCGAGCCCGCCGACCTGGTCGCCGCGGTGGCCGCGATGGGAACCGGGCGGCGCTACACCTCGCTGGTGTCCAATCAGCTCGACAAGGCGCTGGCCGACCCATCGGCCGCCGCGGCGCTGGGCGAACTCGACGCTGTCCTGATCGGCGGTGGCCCGATGCCGACGGGGGTGCGCGAGAAGGCCGCGGCCGCTGGGGTTCGGGTGGTGCGGACCTACGGGATGAGCGAAACCTGCGGTGGTTGTGTGTACGACGGTGTGCCGCTGGACGGCGTGCAGATACGTCTCGACGCGGGTCGGGTGTCCCTCGGCGGGCCGGTGCTGGCATCCGGGTACCGCAACCCGGCAAACCCCGACCCGTTCGCCGAGCCGGGCTGGTTCCGCACCGATGACTTTGGTGCGATGGATGATTCGGGCATGCTGCGCATCCTGGGCCGTGCCGATGACGCGGTCAGCACCGGCGGGCTGACCGTGCTGCCCCAGCTGGTGGAGAACGCGTTGGCAGGCCACCCCGCCGTCGCCGAGTGCGCGGTGTTCGGGGTGCCCGATGCCCGCCTCGGACAGCGCGTCGTCGCGGCGGTCGTGCTGGCGGCCGGGCAGCGCGAACCGACGCTCGCAGAGCTGCGGGCCCATGTAGGCAGGACCCTCGACCCCACCGCCGCACCGCGGCAGTTGCACTTCGTCGACGAACTCCCCCGGCGGGGCATCGGCAAGCTGGACAGGCGGGCATTGATCCAACGATTCGGGGCATGA
- a CDS encoding inorganic phosphate transporter, with amino-acid sequence MSAELIILVLLIATALAFDFTNGFHDTGNAMATSIATGALKPKTAVVLAGVLNLVGAFLSVEVAVTVTTSVLKVQDSSTGSLLPGIDASTGLTIIFAGLIGGILWNLLTWLFGIPSSSSHALFGGLIGAGLAALGTAGVNWSGVTQKVLIPAVAAPVIAGLVACCGTWVVYKLTRNVAEKQRREGFRWGQIATASLVALAHGTNDAQKTMGVIALALITTGHLTGDVKEQGLPFWIIFSCAVAIGLGTYLGGWRVIRTLGKGLVEIESPQGFAAEASSAAIILSSSAAGMALSTTHVATGSILGSGVGKPGAEVRWAVAGRMAVAWLVTLPAAGLVGALSYWLSNGVKSLTGSDLIGDGLIFLLLIGLSAYMWWRAQQQKVDHSNVNADWDASTNSVVPAELRETSSDSKPAASV; translated from the coding sequence ATGAGCGCTGAGCTGATCATTCTGGTGTTGCTGATTGCCACAGCACTGGCATTCGACTTCACCAACGGCTTTCATGACACCGGCAACGCGATGGCGACCTCCATCGCGACCGGGGCGCTCAAACCCAAGACCGCGGTGGTGCTGGCCGGCGTGCTGAACCTGGTGGGTGCCTTCCTCTCGGTCGAGGTGGCCGTCACGGTCACCACCTCGGTGCTGAAGGTGCAGGACTCCAGCACCGGCTCGCTCTTGCCGGGGATCGATGCTTCGACGGGCCTGACCATCATCTTCGCCGGTCTGATCGGCGGCATTCTGTGGAATCTGCTCACCTGGCTGTTCGGCATCCCGTCGAGTTCCTCGCACGCGCTTTTCGGTGGGCTCATCGGCGCCGGCCTGGCCGCGCTGGGCACCGCGGGCGTCAACTGGTCCGGCGTTACCCAGAAGGTGCTGATCCCTGCGGTCGCCGCACCCGTCATCGCCGGCCTGGTCGCCTGCTGCGGCACCTGGGTGGTCTACAAGCTCACCCGCAACGTTGCCGAGAAGCAGCGCCGGGAGGGCTTCCGCTGGGGGCAGATCGCCACGGCCTCGCTGGTCGCGCTGGCGCACGGCACCAACGATGCGCAGAAGACCATGGGTGTCATCGCGCTCGCCCTCATCACCACCGGGCACCTGACCGGTGATGTCAAGGAACAGGGTCTTCCGTTCTGGATCATCTTCAGTTGTGCGGTCGCCATCGGCCTCGGTACCTACCTGGGCGGCTGGCGGGTCATCCGCACGCTGGGCAAGGGCCTGGTCGAGATCGAGTCACCTCAGGGCTTCGCCGCCGAAGCCTCCTCTGCGGCAATCATTCTGAGCTCCAGCGCAGCCGGTATGGCGCTGTCGACCACGCACGTGGCCACCGGATCGATCCTCGGCAGCGGCGTGGGCAAGCCCGGCGCCGAGGTGCGTTGGGCGGTCGCGGGCCGGATGGCCGTCGCCTGGCTGGTCACGCTGCCCGCCGCCGGATTGGTCGGCGCGCTGTCGTACTGGCTGTCCAACGGCGTGAAGTCGTTGACCGGCTCCGACCTGATCGGTGACGGGCTGATCTTCCTGCTCCTCATCGGGCTGTCCGCCTACATGTGGTGGCGCGCCCAGCAGCAGAAGGTCGACCACAGCAATGTCAACGCCGACTGGGATGCCTCGACCAACTCCGTTGTTCCGGCCGAGCTACGCGAAACCAGTTCGGACAGCAAGCCCGCCGCGTCGGTCTGA
- a CDS encoding DUF3349 domain-containing protein, whose translation MSENKSFLDSVLGWLHQGYPEGVPPTDYFALLALLKRSLTEDEVVKAAQAVLRSSNGDTPVTEAEISGAIQMIIAKEPNPEELHQVASRLASVGWPLAAPAR comes from the coding sequence ATGAGTGAGAACAAGAGCTTTCTGGACAGCGTCCTCGGCTGGCTGCACCAGGGTTACCCCGAGGGAGTTCCTCCGACGGACTACTTCGCGCTGCTGGCGCTGCTCAAGCGCTCGCTCACCGAGGACGAAGTGGTCAAGGCCGCCCAGGCGGTCCTGCGGTCCAGTAATGGTGACACACCGGTGACCGAGGCCGAGATCAGCGGCGCCATCCAGATGATCATCGCCAAGGAGCCCAATCCCGAAGAGCTGCATCAGGTTGCGTCCCGGCTGGCCTCGGTGGGCTGGCCGCTGGCAGCACCCGCTCGCTGA
- a CDS encoding TetR/AcrR family transcriptional regulator — MVAVAVGLFAEHGVQGTSLQMIADRIGVGKAAVYYQFKSKDDIVLATLRPIFEDLARLIERAEALPHSASRQDMTIEGVVDLMIRQRHAAFPFRRDRYIDHLVARHPELQATADRFRALLLGPDHDYTTRVSLAVAVTGSYYCATVSTLKDISAPQLRAVLLSYFRQCLVPGQRAGAASGQPTEASRDAT; from the coding sequence GTGGTCGCGGTGGCCGTCGGGTTGTTCGCCGAACACGGCGTGCAGGGCACATCGCTGCAGATGATCGCCGACCGGATCGGCGTCGGCAAAGCCGCGGTCTATTACCAGTTCAAATCCAAGGATGACATCGTCCTTGCGACACTGCGGCCCATCTTCGAGGACCTGGCGCGTCTCATAGAACGTGCGGAAGCATTACCGCACAGCGCCTCTCGACAGGATATGACCATCGAAGGTGTGGTCGACCTGATGATCCGCCAGCGCCACGCGGCGTTCCCGTTCCGCAGGGACCGCTACATCGACCACCTCGTCGCCCGACACCCCGAACTTCAAGCCACCGCCGACCGCTTTCGCGCGCTGCTGCTGGGGCCCGATCATGACTACACGACACGCGTATCACTGGCCGTGGCCGTCACCGGAAGCTACTACTGCGCAACAGTTTCGACGCTGAAAGATATCTCTGCCCCGCAGCTGCGCGCGGTGCTGCTCAGCTACTTCAGGCAGTGCCTGGTGCCCGGTCAGCGAGCGGGTGCTGCCAGCGGCCAGCCCACCGAGGCCAGCCGGGACGCAACCTGA
- a CDS encoding MmpS family transport accessory protein has protein sequence MQLLKRAWLPLVIVVVVGVAGFTVDRVRGMFASDPPLVTPIEFANDPEPFDPKVVTYEIFGPEGAAVDVNYVDLQGEPQRVDGAILPWSVTLQTTEPSAAANIVAQGKTSFLGCRVLVDGELKDERSISGTNVQTFCIVKSA, from the coding sequence ATGCAACTGCTCAAACGGGCTTGGCTGCCCCTGGTGATCGTCGTGGTGGTGGGGGTAGCCGGCTTCACAGTGGACCGCGTCCGCGGCATGTTCGCGTCCGACCCGCCACTGGTCACGCCGATCGAGTTCGCCAACGACCCTGAGCCGTTCGATCCAAAAGTAGTGACCTACGAGATCTTTGGCCCGGAAGGGGCGGCAGTAGATGTGAACTACGTGGACCTGCAGGGCGAACCGCAGCGCGTCGACGGTGCGATCCTGCCGTGGTCGGTCACGCTGCAGACGACCGAACCCTCGGCCGCGGCCAACATCGTCGCCCAGGGCAAGACCAGCTTCCTGGGTTGTCGGGTGCTCGTCGACGGGGAGCTGAAGGACGAGCGCAGCATCAGCGGCACCAATGTCCAGACCTTCTGCATCGTGAAGTCGGCATGA
- a CDS encoding RND family transporter, with protein sequence MSAHSADAPTGPIAVVPAAHETAHFGRIARLFRTLAIPFILGWIAIAVLLNVAVPQLEAVGEMRSVSMSPKEAPAVIATEHIGRVFDEYESNSSVMIVLEGKDKLGDDSRRYYSELIEKLRADTKHVEHVQDLWSDPLTASGVQSGDGKAVYVSANLAGNQGEALSLESIEAVKNIVHSVAAPPGVEVFVTGSAAMTAEQTEASHGSMRLIEALTFVVIITMLLIIYRSLMTMVMMIVMVAVSLLTVRGAVAALGYYEIIGLSTFATGLLVTLAIAISVDYAIFLIGRYQEARSAGEDREQAYYTMFGGTAHVIVGSGLTIASATFCLSFTRLPYFQTLGVPLAVGMLVLIVTAMTFGPAMVTVGARFLDPKRAGRVRGWRKVGAAVVRWPGAILISSIAVSLIGLLALPGYKTSYNDRLYLPDEISANQGYAAAERHFSPARLNPEILMIESDRDLRNPADFLVIEKIAKAIFQVDGIGRVQTITRPDGTPIENTSIPYMISQNSTLQRLNEKYNQDRTADMTNQVADMDRTIASMDKMQTITEEMADTTAKMVSSMDLMVGDIEDMRDSIANFDDFFRPMRNYLYWEPHCYNIPMCWSIRSVFDVLDGIDVMTTNMNEMMPQMHRLNELMPQMIAIMPEMKQTMVNMKEMMQTMQQTQQGMQEQQRIMSETSTEMGKAFNDAMNDDSFYLPAEAFDNPDFAKGLEQFLSPDGHAVRFMINHEGDPMSAEGIERIDPVKTAAKNAIKGTPLEGSTIYMGGTASTFKDMADGTQYDLIIAGIAAIGLIFLIMLILTRAIVAAAVIVGTVVLSLGASFGVSVLLWQHLLGIELHWMVLPMAVIILLAVGADYNLLVVSRMKEEIHAGLNTGMIRAMGGSGSTVTAAGMVFAFTMMVMAVSDLTIMGQVGTTIGLGLLFDTLVIRSFMTPSIAALLGKWFWWPQHVRQRPKPQAWPPIQRRPQDALV encoded by the coding sequence ATGAGCGCGCACAGTGCGGATGCGCCCACCGGGCCCATCGCCGTCGTGCCCGCCGCACACGAAACCGCCCATTTCGGCAGGATTGCCCGGCTGTTCCGAACGCTGGCCATCCCCTTCATCCTCGGCTGGATCGCCATCGCGGTCCTACTGAACGTTGCCGTCCCGCAGTTGGAAGCGGTCGGTGAGATGCGGTCGGTCTCGATGAGCCCGAAAGAGGCGCCGGCCGTCATCGCCACCGAGCACATCGGACGCGTCTTCGACGAATACGAGTCCAACAGCTCGGTGATGATCGTGCTGGAGGGCAAGGACAAGCTCGGTGACGATTCTCGTCGCTACTACTCAGAGCTGATCGAGAAGCTGCGCGCGGACACCAAACACGTTGAGCACGTTCAAGACTTGTGGAGCGATCCGCTCACCGCATCCGGTGTGCAGAGCGGGGACGGCAAGGCCGTCTACGTCTCGGCAAACCTGGCCGGAAACCAGGGCGAGGCGCTGTCGCTGGAGTCCATCGAAGCCGTCAAGAACATCGTGCACAGCGTGGCGGCGCCCCCGGGGGTCGAGGTCTTCGTCACTGGCTCCGCAGCGATGACGGCCGAGCAGACCGAGGCCAGCCACGGCAGTATGCGGTTGATCGAGGCGTTGACCTTCGTGGTCATCATCACCATGTTGCTCATCATCTACCGCTCGCTCATGACGATGGTGATGATGATCGTGATGGTCGCGGTCAGCCTACTGACCGTGCGAGGCGCGGTGGCCGCGCTCGGCTATTACGAGATCATTGGTCTCTCGACGTTTGCCACCGGTCTGCTGGTCACGCTCGCCATCGCGATATCGGTGGACTATGCGATCTTCCTCATCGGCCGATATCAGGAGGCCAGGAGCGCCGGCGAGGATCGAGAACAGGCGTACTACACCATGTTCGGTGGAACCGCGCACGTGATCGTCGGCTCCGGTCTGACCATCGCAAGCGCCACCTTCTGCCTGAGTTTCACCCGGTTGCCGTACTTTCAGACCCTCGGTGTGCCACTGGCCGTCGGGATGCTGGTGCTGATCGTCACGGCCATGACCTTCGGGCCGGCCATGGTCACCGTGGGCGCGCGTTTCCTGGATCCCAAACGTGCCGGGCGCGTGCGGGGTTGGCGCAAGGTCGGCGCCGCGGTGGTGCGCTGGCCCGGTGCGATCCTGATTTCCTCGATCGCCGTCTCGTTGATCGGTCTGCTGGCGCTGCCGGGTTACAAGACCAGCTACAACGACCGGCTGTACCTACCGGATGAGATCAGTGCAAACCAGGGTTATGCAGCGGCCGAACGGCATTTCTCACCGGCCCGGCTGAACCCGGAGATCCTGATGATCGAGAGTGACCGGGATCTGCGGAACCCGGCCGACTTCCTGGTCATCGAGAAGATCGCCAAGGCCATCTTCCAGGTCGACGGTATCGGCCGGGTGCAGACCATCACCCGGCCAGACGGCACGCCGATCGAGAACACCTCGATCCCATACATGATCAGTCAGAACAGCACGCTGCAGCGGTTGAACGAGAAGTACAACCAGGACCGCACCGCCGACATGACCAATCAGGTGGCGGACATGGACCGGACCATCGCCAGCATGGACAAGATGCAGACGATCACCGAGGAGATGGCCGACACCACGGCCAAGATGGTGTCGTCGATGGACCTCATGGTCGGTGACATCGAGGACATGCGGGACAGCATCGCCAACTTCGACGACTTCTTCCGGCCGATGCGCAACTACCTCTACTGGGAACCGCATTGCTACAACATCCCGATGTGCTGGTCCATTCGGTCCGTCTTCGACGTGCTCGACGGCATCGATGTGATGACCACCAACATGAACGAGATGATGCCGCAGATGCATCGGCTCAACGAACTGATGCCGCAGATGATTGCGATCATGCCCGAGATGAAGCAGACCATGGTCAACATGAAAGAAATGATGCAGACCATGCAGCAGACCCAGCAGGGTATGCAGGAGCAGCAGCGCATCATGTCGGAGACGTCGACCGAGATGGGTAAGGCCTTCAACGATGCGATGAACGACGACTCGTTCTATCTGCCGGCCGAGGCGTTCGACAATCCCGATTTCGCAAAGGGATTGGAGCAGTTCCTGTCGCCGGACGGGCATGCGGTGCGATTCATGATCAACCATGAGGGCGATCCGATGTCCGCCGAGGGCATCGAGCGGATCGATCCGGTCAAGACCGCGGCCAAGAACGCCATCAAGGGCACCCCGCTGGAGGGCTCGACGATCTACATGGGCGGTACCGCATCCACCTTCAAGGACATGGCCGACGGGACGCAGTACGACCTGATCATCGCCGGGATCGCCGCGATCGGTCTGATCTTCCTGATCATGCTGATTCTCACCAGGGCGATCGTCGCGGCGGCGGTGATCGTCGGCACGGTGGTGCTTTCGCTGGGTGCGTCCTTCGGTGTCTCGGTGCTGCTGTGGCAGCACCTGCTCGGAATCGAGCTGCACTGGATGGTGCTACCGATGGCGGTGATCATCCTGCTTGCGGTGGGCGCGGACTACAACCTGCTGGTGGTCTCCCGCATGAAGGAAGAAATACATGCGGGGCTGAACACCGGCATGATCCGGGCCATGGGTGGCAGTGGTTCCACCGTCACCGCGGCAGGCATGGTGTTCGCCTTCACCATGATGGTGATGGCCGTCAGCGATCTGACGATCATGGGTCAGGTCGGTACCACGATCGGTCTCGGTCTGCTGTTCGACACCCTGGTGATCCGCTCGTTCATGACACCTTCTATTGCAGCCCTGCTCGGCAAGTGGTTCTGGTGGCCCCAACATGTGCGCCAGCGGCCGAAGCCGCAAGCCTGGCCGCCGATCCAGCGTCGACCACAGGATGCGTTGGTGTGA
- a CDS encoding DUF732 domain-containing protein — translation MKSAIAGCVAALAFATAPVAHADRDEAFADQLHDYGIYGQKDFNAWIAKLMCKRLNNGHDADAFASAEFVHEQLNRGSTTDQAWQFVGGAIPLYCPEQAPALQRAADRR, via the coding sequence ATGAAGTCGGCCATAGCCGGGTGCGTCGCGGCGCTGGCCTTCGCGACCGCACCGGTGGCCCACGCCGACCGCGATGAAGCGTTTGCAGATCAGTTGCACGACTACGGGATCTACGGCCAGAAGGACTTCAACGCCTGGATCGCCAAGCTGATGTGCAAGCGTTTGAACAACGGGCACGACGCGGACGCCTTCGCCTCGGCGGAGTTCGTCCACGAACAACTGAACCGCGGCTCCACGACGGATCAGGCCTGGCAGTTCGTGGGCGGAGCGATCCCGCTCTACTGCCCCGAACAGGCGCCCGCGTTGCAACGCGCCGCCGACCGACGTTGA